In a single window of the Carassius carassius chromosome 26, fCarCar2.1, whole genome shotgun sequence genome:
- the lrrc17 gene encoding leucine-rich repeat-containing protein 17, translated as MRLLCGLLLLLLLCLVVWATEARKGGKGRRMRSRGRSGTTKRFAADCNESTVNGEKFFDCQERHLTAVLLGWPEDIHHLLLARNRIKVLRDNTFSHFRNLKSLDLQQNEISRIEEGAFNGLSRLTTLLLQHNRLQVASEAMLIPMPQLKYLRIHDNPWRCDCQLDTLIRFIQVPGNRNIGNYARCAEPREFLGRQLKKLDAELLCIPQQNTLTPDPDNQLLPASQKKADATSLCHTYVHPVPRMDCRNRDLKTVPADIPLDIVRLDLSRNNIKQLRPKEYVNVKDLKLLNLSGNTLESIDIAAFTGLLNLGELDLSNNSLRYFQYGVLEDLYFLKKLSLEDNPWICDYNIHYLIYWLKHHPSVSHTGLVCSEPEEFRGWPVENYVKTYNADCPKDMQLGQVPGPDPAGIMAQELTAQIDEEELPYRVPKKFEIIRLT; from the exons ATGCGGCTGCTCTGcggtctgctgctgctgctgctgctgtgcctGGTGGTCTGGGCAACTGAGGCACGGAAGGGTGGAAAGGGACGCCGAATGCGGAGTCGAGGCCGGTCAGGTACCACCAAGAGGTTTGCTGCAGACTGCAATGAAAGTACTGTCAATGGGGAAAAGTTCTTTGACTGCCAAGAGCGCCATCTGACAGCCGTATTGTTGGGCTGGCCGGAGGACATTCACCACCTGCTGCTGGCACGGAACCGGATCAAGGTGCTGCGAGACAACACCTTCAGTCACTTCCGAAACCTGAAGAGTCTGGATCTCCAGCAGAACGAAATATCCCGCATAGAGGAGGGAGCTTTCAATGGCCTGAGCAGACTCACCACTTTACTGCTGCAGCACAACCGTCTGCAGGTGGCGAGCGAAGCCATGCTGATCCCAATGCCGCAACTCAAGTACTTGCGAATCCATGACAATCCCTGGAGGTGTGACTGCCAGCTGGACACCCTGATCAGGTTCATCCAAGTGCCCGGTAACCGTAACATCGGCAATTATGCCCGCTGTGCTGAGCCCAGGGAATTCCTGGGGAGACAACTGAAGAAGCTGGATGCAGAGCTTCTGTGTATCCCACAGCAGAACACATTGACCCCGGATCCAGACAATCAACTCCTACCGGCTTCCCAAAAAAAGGCAGATGCAACCTCTTTATGCCACACCTATGTTCACCCTGTGCCCCGTATGGACTGCAGGAACAGAG ACCTTAAAACAGTGCCGGCTGACATCCCGTTGGATATTGTGAGACTGGATTTATCCAGAAACAACATCAAGCAGCTGAGACCAAAGGAGTATGTAAACGTTAAAGACCTAAAGCTCTTGAACCTGAGTGGAAACACTTTGGAAAGCATCGACATCG cTGCCTTTACAGGCCTGCTGAACTTGGGAGAACTGGACCTGTCCAACAACAGCCTGCGTTATTTTCAATATGGCGTTTTGGAGGACCTGTACTTCCTGAAAAAACTGTCTCTGGAGGACAACCCCTGGATTTGTGATTACAACATTCATTACTTGATCTATTGGCTGAAGCACCACCCCAGTGTGTCCCACACAGGTCTGGTATGCAGTGAACCAGAAGAGTTTCGTGGTTGGCCGGTGGAAAACTATGTCAAGACCTACAACGCAGACTGTCCTAAAGACATGCAGCTGGGCCAGGTGCCTGGCCCTGACCCGGCAGGCATCATGGCTCAGGAGCTCACAGCTCAGATAGATGAAGAGGAGCTGCCTTACAGAGTGCCTAAGAAATTTGAGATCATCCGTCTGACTTAA